A single window of Oceanidesulfovibrio indonesiensis DNA harbors:
- a CDS encoding metal ABC transporter solute-binding protein, Zn/Mn family encodes MIRFLFFPILICIATLWLGAGPCSAQGDKPVAVASTTQVADFARHVAGDDIDVRCILAPGADPHTYVPTPGDVKMVADADIALQNGMYLEGNNWMAKLAEDAGKPLVVCTEGVAPIGLEYEGRQVQDPHAWFDPANAAVYVHNITHAFVELDPDNAENYRARARLYLAQLRALDGWIRAQVANVPPKERVLVTSHDAFNYFCRAYHFNPDNDYMSLAPMGWSTGSEVGGGMTPSSRSRVVQSLQESGARAVFVETSVNPKLLREIAREAGVAIGGSLYSDSMGEGGSAGETYIGMMRENTLTIVRALTTGLEQSGQ; translated from the coding sequence ATGATCCGTTTTCTTTTCTTCCCGATCCTGATCTGTATTGCAACCTTGTGGCTTGGGGCAGGGCCGTGCAGCGCTCAGGGCGACAAACCCGTGGCCGTGGCCTCCACAACCCAGGTGGCGGACTTCGCGCGTCATGTGGCCGGAGACGATATCGACGTACGCTGTATTCTGGCCCCCGGCGCCGATCCACATACCTACGTGCCCACGCCCGGGGATGTGAAGATGGTCGCCGACGCCGACATCGCCTTGCAGAATGGCATGTACCTGGAAGGTAACAACTGGATGGCCAAGCTTGCAGAGGATGCGGGCAAACCTCTGGTTGTCTGCACAGAGGGCGTCGCGCCCATTGGCTTGGAGTACGAGGGCCGGCAGGTGCAGGACCCCCACGCCTGGTTCGATCCGGCGAACGCGGCCGTGTATGTGCACAATATCACACACGCTTTTGTGGAGCTGGACCCGGACAATGCCGAAAACTACCGGGCTCGCGCCAGGCTTTACCTTGCCCAGCTCAGGGCCCTGGACGGCTGGATCCGCGCGCAGGTTGCCAACGTTCCGCCGAAAGAGCGGGTCCTGGTCACCAGCCACGACGCCTTCAACTACTTTTGCAGGGCGTATCATTTCAATCCGGACAATGACTATATGAGCCTGGCCCCCATGGGCTGGTCCACCGGGTCCGAGGTGGGCGGAGGCATGACGCCGTCTTCCCGCAGCCGGGTCGTGCAGTCTCTGCAGGAGAGCGGCGCCCGCGCCGTGTTCGTGGAAACGAGCGTGAACCCGAAGCTGCTGCGGGAAATCGCCCGGGAGGCCGGCGTGGCCATAGGCGGCTCGCTGTATTCCGACTCCATGGGCGAGGGAGGCTCCGCAGGCGAGACGTACATCGGCATGATGCGCGAGAATACACTGACCATAGTCCGGGCCCTGACCACTGGCCTGGAGCAGAGCGGGCAATAG